Proteins encoded within one genomic window of Ailuropoda melanoleuca isolate Jingjing chromosome 16, ASM200744v2, whole genome shotgun sequence:
- the MUC2 gene encoding LOW QUALITY PROTEIN: mucin-2 (The sequence of the model RefSeq protein was modified relative to this genomic sequence to represent the inferred CDS: deleted 3 bases in 2 codons) — MGLPLARLVAVCLALSSAGGAELQREGRSRNHGHSVCSTWGDFHYKTFDGDVFRFPGLCDYNFASDCRDSYKEFAVHLKRSSGSDGGPPQLEYILLNIKDDTVYLTRQLAVVNGATVSTPHYSSGLLIEKSDAYTKVYSRAGLTLMWNREDSLMLELDSKFQNHTCGLCGDYNGLQTYSEFLSDGVLFSALEFGNMQKIDKPEVVCNDPEEVPALESCSEHRAECEKLLTAAAFADCLGLVPLELYVQACARDRCQCPSGTSCVCSTLAEFSRQCSHAGGRPGNWRTSELCPKSCPGNMVYLESGSPCMDTCSHLEVSSLCEEHRMDGCFCPEGTVYDDIAGSSCIPVSQCHCKLHGSLYSPGQQISSDCEECVCTAGRWVCKDLVCPGTCALEGGSHITTFDGKKYTFHGDCYYVLMQGDHNDSYALLGELAPCGSTDKQTCLKTVVLLADNKKNVVAFKSDGSVLLNELQVNLPHVTASFSIFQPSSYHLLVSTAFGLSLQVQLVPVMQLFVTLGQAAQGHVQGLCGNFNGLEGDDFKTAGGLVEATGAGFANTWKAQSSCHDKLDWLDDPCSLNIESANYAEHWCSLLKKAETPFGRCHSAVDPSDYYKRCKYDTCNCQNSEGCMCAALSSYARACASKGVMLWGWREQVCNEDVGSCPNSQVFLYNLTSCQPTCRSLSEADTHCLQGFAPVDGCGCPDDTFLDEKGRCVPLAKCSCYHRGLYLEAGEVVLRQEERCVCRNGRLNCMQVRLLGQSCVAPKIHVDCSNLTALTIQSPRPTSCQTLAAGHYQTECISGCVCPDGLMDDGRGGCVVEEKCPCVHNKDLYSPGDKIKVDCNTCTCRRGRWACTESLCYGSCSVYGSGHYVTFDGKYYDFDGHCSYVAAQDFCGQNSSGSFSIITENVPCGTTGVTCSKAIKIFLGRTELKLEDKRRVVIQRDTGHHVAYSTREVGQYLVVEASIGIIVIWDKKTSIFIKLAPSYKGTVCGLCGNFDHRSSNDFTTRDHMVVDSELDFGNSWKEAPTCPDVSVTPDPCARNPHRLSWAEKQCSLIKSSVFGVCHSKVDPKPFYEACVHDSCSCDTGGDCECFCSAVASYAQACTKEGACVFWRTPDLCPIFCDYYNPPDECEWHYEPCGNRTFETCRTINGIHSNISVSYLEGCYPQCPKDRPIYDEDLKQCVPADKCGCYVGDTRYPPGGSVPTDKDCQSCVCTNTSEVVCRPEEGKVLNYTQDGSFCYWEICGPDGSVEKHFNICVVSTPRPPSTAIPVTTTTTTPTTPTTHTTPSSAPVTAELCCFWSDWINENHPTTQSDGGDRETFHSVCSAPEDIECRLATEPHLSWELAGQKAQCNVSFGFICYNEDQFGNGPFAVCYDYEIRVNCCMPMNECPPSTTTAPTTTPTTSTSTTTMTSTPTPGPPTTTTTGTPTPTRHHSDHRAVHHADHHTDHHADHHSDHHSDHRADHHADHHHHQHSDHHSNHHAVHHHHQHSDHHADHHSDHHAVHHHHQHSDHHADHHANHHADHHAVHHHHQHSDHHADHHANHHHHQHSDHHSDHHAVHHASTTITTTPTTTPTTTPTTTITGTPTLTPTITTTTGKETPTPTPIPTTTTTSTSTPIPQPPTTTTTPTPVSTTREPTISPCVPQCNWTGWLDSGKPSFSKPGGDIESIQNICKEGWAVNISCRATQFPDIPIEELGQKVVCDISVGLVCRNEDQKPGGIIPQPFCLNYEINVCCSGPEDCISTPPPATTLTTTPTTTTTTTTTTTMGTPTPTPTPTISTTTGTETPTPTITTSPTTTATGTPTPTITTTMGTETPTTTPSTTTTTTGTPTPTPTISTTTGTETTTPTITTTLSTTTTTTTTXGTPTPTPTISTTTGTPTPTPTITTTPSTTTTTTTTGTPTPTPPISTTTGTPTPTPTISSTTGTPTPTPTITTTPSTTTTTTTTGTPPPTPTITTTTGTPTPTPTITTTTGTPTLTPTISTTTGTPTPTPTISTTTGTPTPTPTITTTPSTTTTTTTTGTPTPTPTITITTGTPTPTPTISTTTGTPTPTPTISTTTGTPTPTPTITTTPSTTTTTTTTGTPTPTPTITITTGTPTLTPTISTTTGTPTPTPTISTTTGTPTPTPTITTTPSTTTTTTTTGTPTPTPTITITTGTPTLTPTISTTTGIPTPTPTISTTTGTPTPTPTITTTTGTPTPTPTITTTPSTTTTTPTTGTPTPTPTITITTGTPTLTPTISTTTGIPTPTPTISTTTGTPTPTPTITTTPSTPPTTTTTGTPTLTPTIATTTGTLTPTPTITTTTGTPTPTPTISTTTGTPTPTPTISTTGTPTPTPTISMTTGTPTPTPTITTTPCTTTTTTTTGTPTLTPTIITTPSTTTTTTTTGTPPPTPTVSTTMGTPTPTPTITTIPSTTTTTTTTGTLTPTPTITTTTGTPTPTPTISTTTGTPPQTPTISTTTGTPTPMPIISTTTGTPTPTPTITTTPSTTRTTTTTGTPTLTPTISTTMGTPTPTPTISTTTAPTITTTTGTPTPTPTISTTTGTPTPTPTITTTPSTTTTTTTTGTPTPTPTISTTTGTPTPTPPSAPPQASQLRHPPSAQPRPPRLRHQPSPPPRAPRLRHPPSAPPRAPRLRHPPSAPPQAPQPLHPPSAPPRATPTPTPTISTTTGTPSTPTPTTVSTTTTGTPTPPTPSRPQTFSTTTSFVPTPTPTPISTPNVSISTRPGTTTPVASSPQEKCCVLNGTYYAPGELVYNGTHGDTCYYANCSVLCAIEIFNWSCPSTPSPTPTPSKTTPTSTSKPPTPTASSTPATTKPPACPDFDPPRQENETWWLCNCTMAICKYNNTVELVEVECEIPPMPTCSNGLQPVLVQGPHECCKHWECDCYCTGWGDPHYVTFDGLYYSYQGNCTYVLVEEITPTLGSFGVYIDNYHCDVNDEVSCPRTLIVRYESQEVLIKTLQLMPIRVQVQVNRQVVALPYVKSEVHVYQSGINYVVEVSKLGALISYNGLSFSIRLPYHLFGNNTKGQCGTCTNNTADDCMLPSGEVVSNCEFAADQWVVNDPSKPHCPHTSTTTKPPASTPPGGSTTTHKDCTSPLCELIKDSLFAPCHALVPPQHYYDACVFDSCFVPDSGLECASLQVYATLCAQGNICIDWRNHTHGICSVTCPPHREYRACGPAEEPSCESSLVAIRPPEQRNTHLVEGCFCPEGTMNYAPGFDVCVELCGCVGPDDVPRKFGEHFEFDCKDCVCLEGGRGIICQPKECHQEPVTCTEDGTYPLTEVNPADPCCNVTTCKCNTSLCEETPPKCPLGFEVSSETRPGKCCPSYSCVPKGVCVHGNAEYQPGSPVYSSKCQDCVCTNSTDSSTQLNIISCTHVHCDSSCSPGFELVDVPGECCRKCQQTHCIIKRPGMEDIILKPGDISNDPTNNCTFFSCVKIHNQLISSVSNITCPDFDSSICLPGSITLMPNGCCKKCIPRNETRIFCSTIPFTKEISYSGCTKKVTMNYCSGTCGTFAMYSAEAQALDHRCSCCKEERTSQREVELSCPDGSSQKYTYTHIESCQCQDTVCGLPRAQRSVPGRARRASPRGLHPGRE; from the exons ATGGGGCTGCCACTAGCCCGCCTGGTGGCCGTCTGCCTGGCCCTGAGCTCGGCTGGGGGTGCAGAGCTCCAGAGAG AGGGCAGGAGCCGGAACCACGGCCACAGCGTCTGCAGCACTTGGGGCGACTTCCACTACAAGACCTTCGACGGGGACGTCTTCCGCTTCCCGGGCCTGTGCGACTACAACTTTGCGTCCGACTGCAGGGACTCCTACAAGGAGTTCGCGGTGCACCTGAAGCGGAGCTCGGGCAGCGACGGGGGGCCCCCCCAGCTCGAGTACATCTTGCTGAACATCAAGGACGACACCGTCTACCTCACCCGCCAGCTGGCTGTGGTCAACGGGGCCAC ggtcAGCACGCCGCACTACAGCTCCGGACTGCTCATCGAGAAGAGCGACGCTTACACCAAGGTCTACTCCCGAGCTGGACTCACCCTCATGTGGAACCGGGAGGACTCGCTCATG CTGGAGCTGGACAGTAAGTTCCAGAACCACACGTGTGGCCTCTGCGGGGACTACAACGGCCTGCAGACCTACTCCGAGTTCCTCTCTGACG GCGTGCTCTTCAGCGCCCTCGAGTTTGGGAACATGCAGAAGATAGACAAGCCCGAAGTGGTGTGCAACGACCCCGAGGAGGTGCCGGCCCTGGAGTCCTGCTCGGAGCAC CGCGCCGAGTGCGAGAAGCTGCTGACGGCCGCGGCCTTCGCGGACTGCCTGGGCCTGGTGCCGCTGGAGCTGTACGTGCAGGCGTGCGCGCGGGACCGCTGCCAGTGCCCGTCGGGCACTTCCTGCGTCTGCAGCACCCTCGCCGAGTTCTCCCGCCAGTGCTCCCACGCGGGCGGGCGGCCCGGCAATTGGAGGACCTCTGAGCTCTGCC CCAAGAGCTGCCCCGGGAACATGGTCTACCTGGAGAGCGGCTCGCCCTGCATGGACACCTGCTCACATCTGGAGGTCAGCAGCCTGTGTGAGGAGCACCGCATGGATGGCTGCTTCTGCCCGGAAG GCACCGTGTACGATGACATCGCAGGCAGCAGCTGCATCCCCGTGAGCCAGTGCCACTGCAAGCTTCACGGGAGCCTGTACTCACCTGGCCAGCAAATCAGCAGCGACTGCGAGGAGTG CGTCTGCACCGCCGGCCGCTGGGTGTGCAAAGACCTGGTGTGCCCGGGCACCTGTGCCCTGGAGGGCGGTTCCCACATCACCACCTTCGACGGGAAGAAGTACACCTTCCACGGGGATTGCTACTACGTGCTGATGCAG GGCGACCACAACGACTCCTACGCCCTCCTGGGTGAGCTGGCCCCCTGCGGCTCCACGGACAAGCAGACCTGCCTTAAGACGGTGGTGCTGTTGGCCGACAACAAGAAGAAC gTGGTGGCCTTCAAGTCGGATGGCAGCGTCCTGCTGAATGAGCTGCAGGTGAACCTGCCCCACGTGACAG CCAGTTTCTCCATCTTCCAACCGTCCTCCTACCACCTTCTGGTGAGCACCGCCTTCGGCCTCAGCCTGCAGGTCCAGCTCGTGCCCGTCATGCAGCTCTTTGTGACGCTGGGCCAGGCCGCCCAGGGCCACGTGCAGG GCCTCTGCGGGAATTTCAACGGCCTGGAAGGGGATGACTTTAAGACGGCTGGTGGGCTGGTGGAGGCCACGGGGGCCGGCTTCGCCAACACCTGGAAGGCCCAGTCGAGCTGCCATGACAAGCTGGACTGGCTGGATGACCCCTGCTCCCTCAACATCGAGAGCG CCAACTATGCTGAGCACTGGTGCTCCCTGCTGAAGAAGGCAGAGACCCCCTTCGGCCGGTGCCACTCAGCTGTGGACCCCTCGGACTATTACAAG AGGTGCAAGTACGACACGTGTAACTGCCAGAACAGCGAGGGCTGCATGTGTGCCGCGCTGTCCTCTTACGCCCGCGCCTGTGCCTCCAAGGGCGTCATGCTGTGGGGCTGGCGGGAGCAAGTCTGCA ATGAGGACGTGGGCTCCTGCCCCAACTCACAGGTGTTCCTGTACAACCTGACCAGTTGCCAGCCCACCTGCCGCTCGCTCTCCGAGGCCGACACCCACTGCCTTCAGGGCTTCGCGCCCGTGGACGGTTGTGGCTGCCCCGATGACACCTTCCTGGACGAGAAGGGCCGCTGCGTGCCCCTGGCCAAGTGCTCCTGCTACCACCGTGGCCTCTacctggaggctggggaggtggTGCTGAGGCAGGAGGAACGCTG CGTCTGCCGGAACGGGAGGCTGAACTGCATGCAGGTCCGGCTGCTCGGCCAGA gCTGCGTTGCTCCCAAGATCCATGTTGACTGCAGCAACCTGACCGCACTAACCATCCAGAGCCCGCGGCCTACCAGCTGCCAGACGCTGGCTGCCGGCCAC TACCAGACGGAGTGCATCAGCGGCTGTGTCTGCCCGGACGGGCTGATGGATGACGGCCGCGGCGGGTGCGTCGTGGAGGAGAAGTGTCCGTGCGTGCACAACAAGGACCTGTACTCCCCCGGGGACAAGATCAAGGTGGACTGCAACACCTG cACCTGCCGGCGAGGCCGCTGGGCGTGCACCGAGTCCCTGTGCTACGGCTCCTGCTCCGTCTACGGCAGCGGCCACTACGTCACCTTTGACGGGAAGTACTATGATTTCGACGGGCACTGCTCCTACGTGGCGGCTCAG GACTTCTGTGGCCAGAACTCCTCGGGCTCCTTCAGCATCATTACTGAGAACGTTCCCTGTGGCACCACGGGCGTCACCTGCTCCAAGGCCATCAAGATCTTCTTGGGG AGGACGGAGCTGAAGCTGGAGGACAAGCGCCGTGTGGTGATCCAGCGGGACACGGGCCACCACGTGGCCTACAGCACCCGGGAGGTGGGCCAGTACCTGGTGGTGGAGGCCAGCATCGGCATCATCGTCATCTGGGACAAGAAGACCAGCATCTTCATCAAGCTGGCCCCGTCCTACAAG GGCACGGTGTGCGGGCTGTGTGGGAACTTCGACCACCGCTCCAGCAATGACTTCACCACGAGGGACCACATGGTGGTGGACAGCGAGCTGGACTTTGGGAACAGCTGGAAGGAGGCCCCCACCTGTCCGGACGTGAGCGTCACCCCGGATCCGTGCGCCCGGAACCCGCACCGCCTCTCCTGGGCCGAGAAGCAGTGCAGCCTCATCAAGAGCTCCGTCTTCGGCGTCTGCCACAGCAAG GTGGACCCCAAGCCCTTCTACGAGGCCTGCGTCCATGACTCCTGCTCCTGCGACACAGGCGGGGACTGTGAGTGCTTCTGCTCCGCCGTGGCCTCCTACGCTCAGGCGTGCACTAAGGAGGGGGCCTGCGTGTTCTGGAGGACGCCAGACCTGTGCC CCATCTTCTGTGACTACTACAACCCCCCAGACGAGTGTGAGTGGCACTATGAGCCCTGTGGGAACCGCACCTTCGAGACCTGCAGAACCATCAACGGCATCCATTCCAACATCTCCGTGTCCTACCTGGAGG GCTGTTACCCCCAGTGTCCCAAGGACAGGCCTATCTATGACGAGGACCTGAAACAGTGCGTCCCGGCTGACAAGTGCGGCTGCTACGTCGGGGACACCCGCTACCCGCCTGGAGGATCCGTCCCCACCGATAAGGACTGCCAGTCTTG TGTGTGTACCAACACCTCGGAAGTCGTCTGCCGGCCAGAAGAAG ggAAGGTTCTCAACTACACCCAGGACGGCTCCTTCTGCTACTGGGAGATCTGTGGCCCCGACGGGTCGGTAGAGAAACACTTCAATATCTGTGTAGTCTCCACCCCCCGGCCGCCCTCCACCGCGATCcccgtcaccaccaccaccaccaccccgaCCACCCCGACCACCCACACAA CTCCATCCTCGGCCCCAGTGACTGCAG agctgTGCTGCTTCTGGTCCGACTGGATCAATGAGAACCACCCCACTACGCAGAGTGATGGTGGAGACCGGGAGACCTTCCACAGCGTCTGCAGTGCGCCTGAGGACATTGAGTGCAGGTTGGCCACGGAGCCCCACCTCAGCTGGGAGCTGGCGGGCCAGAAGGCACAGTGCAATGTTTCCTTTGGGTTCATTTGCTACAATGAAGACCAGTTTGGAAACGGGCCATTTGCGGTCTGTTATGACTACGAGATACGTGTCAACTGCTGCATGCCGATGAATGAATGTCCCCCGTCCACAACCACGGCCCCCACGACCactcccaccacctccacctcaACAACGACCATGACCTCCACACCTACGCCAGGACCCCCGACTACCACCACCACGGGCACCCCGACCCCAACCCGCCACCACTCCGACCACCGCGCCGTCCACCACGCCGACCACCACACCGACCACCACGCCGACCACCACTCTGACCACCACTCCGACCACCGCGCCGACCACCACGCCgaccaccaccatcaccagcacTCCGACCACCACTCCAACCACCACGCCgtccaccaccatcaccagcacTCCGACCACCACGCCGACCACCACTCCGACCACCACGCCgtccaccaccatcaccagcacTCCGACCACCACGCCGACCACCACGCCAACCACCACGCCGACCACCACGCCgtccaccaccatcaccagcacTCCGACCACCACGCCGACCACCACGccaaccaccaccatcaccagcacTCCGACCACCACTCCGACCACCACGCCGTCCACCACGCC tccaccaccatcaccaccacgcCGACCACCACGCCGACCACCACTCCAACCACCACCATCACAGGCACGCCAACACTGActcccaccatcaccaccaccacggGCAAAGAGACCCCAACTCCAACACCTATCCCGACTACCACAACCACCTCGACATCCACACCTATTCCACAACCcccgaccaccaccaccacacctaCCCCAGTATCAACCACCAGAGAGCCAACAATTTCTCCCTGTGTGCCTCAGTGCAACTGGACGGGCTGGCTGGATTCAGGTAAACCGAGCTTTTCCAAACCGGGTGGAGACATCGAATCAATTCAGAACATCTGTAAAGAAGGCTGGGCAGTCAACATCTCCTGCAGAGCCACGCAGTTTCCTGACATTCCCATTGAAGAACTTGGGCAAAAGGTGGTGTGTGACATATCTGTCGGGCTGGTGTGCAGAAATGAAGACCAGAAGCCAGGGGGGATCATACCGCAGCCCTTCTGCCTCAACTATGAGATCAACGTCTGCTGTTCAGGACCTGAGGACTGTATCTCCACACCTCCTCCTGCCACCACCCTGACCACtacccctaccaccaccaccacgaccaCCACGACCACCACCATGGGAACTCCGACCCCAACCCCGACTCCCACCATCAGCACTACCACAGGCACAGAGACCCCAACACCCACCATCACAACCAGTCCAACCACCACCGCCACAGGTACCCCgacccccaccatcaccaccaccatgggCACAGAGACCCCAACAACCACCCCaagtaccaccaccaccaccacaggcaccccaaccccaacccccaccaTCAGCACTACCACAGGCACTGAGACCACaacccccaccatcaccaccactctgAGTACCACCACGACTACCACCACCACGNCA GGCACCCCAACCCCAACGCCCACCATTAGCACGACCACGGGCACCCCAACCCCTacacccaccatcaccaccactccaAGCACCACCACAACTACTACCACCACGGGCACCCCGACTCCGACACCCCCCATCAGCACCACGACAGGCACACCAACCCCAACGCCCACCATTAGCTCGACCACGGGCACCCCAACCCCTacacccaccatcaccaccactccaAGCACCACCACGACTACCACCACCACGGGCACCCCGCCTCCGacacccaccatcaccaccaccacggGCACCCCGACTCCGacacccaccatcaccaccaccacggGCACCCCGACTCTGACACCCACCATCAGCACCACGACAGGCACCCCAACCCCAACGCCCACCATTAGCACGACCACGGGCACCCCAACCCCTacacccaccatcaccaccactccaAGCACCACCACGACTACCACCACCACAGGCACCCCAACTCCGAcacccaccatcaccatcaccacggGCACCCCGACTCCGACACCCACCATCAGCACCACGACAGGCACCCCAACCCCAACGCCCACCATTAGCACGACCACGGGCACCCCAACCCCTacacccaccatcaccaccactccGAGCACCACCACGACTACCACCACCACAGGCACCCCAACTCCGAcacccaccatcaccatcaccacggGCACCCCGACTCTGACACCCACCATCAGCACTACGACAGGCACCCCAACCCCAACGCCCACCATTAGCACGACCACGGGCACCCCAACCCCTacacccaccatcaccaccactccGAGCACCACCACGACTACCACCACCACAGGCACCCCAACTCCGAcacccaccatcaccatcaccacggGCACCCCGACTCTGACACCCACCATCAGCACCACGACAGGCATCCCAACCCCAACGCCCACCATTAGCACGACCACAGGCACCCCAACCCCTacacccaccatcaccaccaccacgggcaccccaacccctacacccaccatcaccaccactccGAGCACCACCACAACTACCCCCACCACAGGCACCCCAACTCCGAcacccaccatcaccatcaccacggGCACCCCGACTCTGACACCCACCATCAGCACCACGACAGGCATCCCAACCCCAACGCCCACCATTAGCACGACCACAGGCACCCCAACCCCTacacccaccatcaccaccactccGAGCACCCCCCCGACTACCACCACCACGGGCACCCCGACTCTGACACCCACCATCGCCACCACCACAGGCACCCTGACACCGacacccaccatcaccaccaccacggGCACCCCAACCCCTACACCCACCATCAGCACCACCACGGGTACCCCAACCCCGACACCCACCATCAGTACGACAGGCACCCCAACCCCAACGCCCACCATTAGCATGACCACGGGCACCCCAACCCCTacacccaccatcaccaccactccaTGCACCACCACGACTACCACCACCACGGGCACCCCGACTCTGAcacccaccatcatcaccactccAAGCACCACCACGACTACCACCACCACGGGCACCCCGCCTCCAACCCCCACAGTCAGCACTACCATGGGCACCCCAACCCCTacacccaccatcaccaccattccAAGCACCACCACAACTACCACCACCACGGGCACCCTGACTCCGacacccaccatcaccaccaccacggGCACCCCGACCCCTACACCCACCATCAGTACCACCACGGGCACCCCGCCTCAGACACCCACCATCAGCACCACGACAGGCACCCCAACCCCAATGCCCATCATTAGCACGACCACAGGCACCCCAACCCCTacacccaccatcaccaccactccaAGCACCACCAGGACTACCACCACTACGGGCACCCCGACTCTGACACCCACCATCAGCACTACCATGGGCACCCCAACCCCTACACCCACCATCAGCACCACCACGG cacccaccatcaccaccaccacggGCACCCCAACCCCTACACCCACCATCAGCACTACCACGGGCACCCCAACCCCTACACCCACCATTACCACCACTCCAAGCACTACCACGACTACCACCACCACGGGCACCCCAACCCCTACACCCACCATCAGCACTACCACGGGCACCCCAACCCCTACA CCACCATCAGCACCACCACAGGCAAGCCAACTCCGACACCCACCATCAGCACAACCACGGCCACCCCGACTCCGACaccaaccatcaccaccaccacggGCACCCCGACTCCGACACCCACCATCAGCACCACCACGGGCACCCCGACTCCGACACCCACCATCAGCACCACCACAGGCACCCCAACCCCTACACCCACCATCAGCACCACCACGGGCCACCCCGACTCCGACACCCACCATCAGCACGACCACgggcaccccctccacccccactcctacGACGGTGTCAACGACCACCACAGGAACGCCCACGCCGCCCACGCCGTCCAGGCCACAGACCTTCAGCACCACGACCTCCTTTGTACCCACGCCCACACCGACCCCGATCTCTACTCCCAACGTCAGTATAAGCACGCGCCCAGGCACCACGACCCCAGTCGCCTCCTCCCCTCAGGAGAAATGCTGCGTTTTGAACGGCACATACTATGCACCAG GCGAGTTGGTGTACAACGGCACGCACGGGGACACCTGCTATTACGCGAACTGCTCGGTGTTGTGCGCCATCGAAATCTTCAACTGGTCATGCCCGTCCACACCCTCCCCAACGCCCACCCCTTCCAAGACGACACCGACCTCGACATCCAAACCACCCACGCCCACGGCATCGAGCACACCGGCCACCACCAAGCCCCCTGCGTGCCCAGACTTCGATCCTCCCAGACAG GAGAACGAGACGTGGTGGCTGTGTAACTGCACCATGGCGATCTGCAAGTACAACAACACCGTGGAGCTCGTGGAAGTGGAGTGTGAAATCCCGCCCATGCCCACCTGCTCCAACGGCCTCCAGCCCGTGCTCGTCCAGGGTCCCCACGAATGCTGCAAACACTGGGAATGTGACT GCTACTGCACAGGCTGGGGGGACCCCCACTACGTGACGTTCGACGGGCTGTACTACAGCTACCAGGGAAACTGCACGTACGTGCTTGTGGAGGAGATCACCCCCACGCTGGGCAGCTTTGGGGTCTATATCGACAACTACCACTGTGACGTCAACGACGAGGTGTCCTGCCCCCGCACGCTCATCGTGCGCTACGAGTCCCAGGAGGTGCTGATCAAGACGTTGCAGCTGATGCCCATCCGGGTTCAG GTGCAGGTCAACAGGCAGGTGGTGGCGCTGCCCTATGTGAAGAGTGAGGTGCACGTGTACCAGTCGGGCATCAACTACGTGGTGGAAGTCTCCAAGCTGGGCGCCCTCATCTCCTACAACGGACTCTCCTTCTCCATCAGGCTGCCCTACCACCTCTTTGGCAATAACACCAAGGGCCAGTGTG GTACGTGCACCAACAATACGGCAGACGACTGCATGCTGCCCAGTGGGGAGGTCGTTTCCAACTGCGAGTTTGCAGCTGATCAGTGGGTGGTGAATGACCCCTCCAAGCCACACTGTCCCCACACCAGCACGACCACCAAGCCCCCCGCCAGCACGCCGCCAGGGGGCAGCACCACCACCCACAAGGACTGCACCTCTCCTCTCTGCGAGCTCATCAAAGACAG CTTGTTCGCCCCGTGCCATGCCCTGGTACCCCCCCAGCACTACTACGACGCGTGCGTGTTTGATAGCTGCTTTGTGCCTGACTCCGGCCTGGAGTGTGCCAGCCTGCAGGTCTACGCGACCCTCTGTGCCCAGGGCAACATCTGCATCGACTGGCGGAACCACACCCATGGGATCTGCT CGGTGACGTGCCCACCTCACAGGGAGTACCGGGCCTGTGGTCCTGCAGAGGAGCCCTCATGCGAGTCTAGCTTAGTTGCTATAAG acccCCAGAGCAGAGGAACACCCACCTGGTGGAAGGCTGCTTCTGTCCCGAGGGCACCATGAACTACGCCCCAGGATTCGACGTCTGCGTGGAGCTGTGTG GCTGCGTGGGGCCTGACGATGTGCCTAGAAAG